The following proteins are co-located in the Agromyces laixinhei genome:
- a CDS encoding DHA2 family efflux MFS transporter permease subunit: MTERAVPELRDPGTAHAGDSATHEHHEHSDVEALHGARNNRVIWLLLAASFVVILNETIMGVAIPHLVDDLDISLSAAQWLTTAFMLTMAVVIPITGFLLQRFATRPIFIAAMSLFSTGTLIAALAPGFEVLLLARIVQASGTAIMMPLLMTTLMTLVAPSDRGRLMGRVSIVMSVAPAIGPTISGLILHSLSWRFMFWLVLPIALTMLVIGIRRVENVSEPRVIPIDVFSVVLSAFGFGGLVYGLSLIGAETAGSALGAAPMWIALGVGAVAIAAFIWRQLVLQRTDRALLDLRTFRSGNFAISIGLMTIMMAALFGTIILLPIYLQDVLHLDSIMTGLLLLPGGLTMGLLGPIVGRLFDRLGPTPLLVPGSIIVSAVLWSLTLVTDTTSPWLLLAAHMALSAGLAFMFTPLFTSALGSVQPKLYSHGSALVGTVQQVAGAAGTALFVTIMAAQSLTASTAGATVEAAAASGVRSAFLVGAILSLGAIVGAFFVRKPADMMEGASH; encoded by the coding sequence TTGACTGAACGCGCCGTCCCCGAACTCCGTGACCCCGGAACCGCCCATGCCGGCGATTCCGCGACCCACGAACACCACGAACACTCCGATGTCGAGGCGCTGCACGGCGCCCGCAACAACCGGGTCATCTGGCTCCTGCTCGCCGCCTCGTTCGTCGTCATCCTCAACGAGACGATCATGGGCGTCGCCATCCCGCATCTCGTCGACGACCTCGATATCTCCCTCTCCGCCGCCCAGTGGCTCACCACCGCCTTCATGCTGACGATGGCCGTCGTCATTCCGATCACGGGCTTCCTGCTGCAGCGCTTCGCGACACGGCCGATCTTCATCGCCGCGATGAGCCTCTTCTCAACCGGCACGCTCATCGCCGCACTCGCCCCGGGCTTCGAGGTGCTGCTCCTCGCCCGAATCGTGCAGGCCAGCGGCACGGCCATCATGATGCCGCTGCTCATGACGACGCTCATGACCCTCGTCGCCCCGAGCGATCGCGGCCGACTCATGGGTCGCGTCTCGATCGTGATGTCGGTGGCACCGGCGATCGGGCCGACGATCTCGGGCCTGATCCTGCATTCCCTCTCCTGGCGGTTCATGTTCTGGCTCGTGCTGCCGATCGCGCTCACCATGCTCGTCATCGGCATCCGTCGGGTCGAGAACGTCAGCGAGCCGCGCGTGATCCCGATCGACGTCTTCTCGGTCGTGCTCTCGGCGTTCGGCTTCGGCGGACTCGTCTACGGACTCAGCCTGATCGGCGCCGAGACCGCCGGCAGCGCGCTCGGCGCAGCGCCCATGTGGATCGCCCTCGGGGTCGGCGCCGTGGCGATCGCCGCGTTCATCTGGCGTCAGCTCGTGCTGCAGCGCACCGATCGCGCGCTGCTCGACCTGCGCACCTTCCGCTCCGGCAACTTCGCGATCTCGATCGGCCTCATGACGATCATGATGGCGGCGCTCTTCGGCACGATCATCCTGCTGCCGATCTACCTGCAAGACGTGCTGCACCTCGACTCGATCATGACCGGGCTGCTGCTCCTGCCGGGCGGGCTGACCATGGGCCTCCTCGGGCCGATCGTCGGTCGCCTCTTCGACCGGCTCGGGCCGACTCCGCTGCTCGTGCCTGGCTCGATCATCGTGAGCGCAGTGCTCTGGTCGCTCACGCTCGTGACCGATACGACGTCGCCATGGCTCCTCCTCGCGGCGCACATGGCGCTCTCGGCCGGCCTCGCATTCATGTTCACGCCCCTGTTCACCTCGGCGCTCGGGTCGGTCCAGCCGAAGCTCTACTCGCACGGATCCGCGCTCGTGGGCACGGTGCAGCAGGTCGCCGGTGCCGCAGGCACCGCGCTCTTCGTGACGATCATGGCGGCGCAGTCTCTGACGGCGTCGACCGCGGGGGCGACGGTCGAGGCCGCTGCGGCATCCGGCGTCCGCTCGGCGTTCCTCGTCGGGGCGATCCTCTCGCTCGGGGCCATCGTCGGCGCATTCTTCGTGCGCAAGCCCGCCGACATGATGGAGGGCGCGTCGCACTGA
- the nadC gene encoding carboxylating nicotinate-nucleotide diphosphorylase, producing MTDAREIDRIVGAALDEDAPWGDLTSETLIPASATATAELVTREAGVLSGIEVFAAAFRLVDPAVVVERLATDGEPFEPGAVLARVSGPARGILRAERVGLNLVQRMSGIATLTARYVAETAGTRARIVDTRKTTPGLRSLERQAVRDGGGRNHRRSLSDAVMAKDNHLAVLTAGGHDLAAALREARDRMPHTAHLEVEVDRLEQVEAVLAGGADTVMLDNFTPDELRAGVALIAGRAVVEASGGVSLETVREIAATGVDVISVGALTHSVRSLDLGLDVVVET from the coding sequence ATGACCGACGCGCGAGAGATCGACCGGATCGTGGGGGCCGCCCTCGACGAGGACGCCCCGTGGGGCGACCTCACCTCCGAGACGCTCATCCCCGCCTCCGCCACCGCGACCGCCGAACTCGTGACGCGCGAGGCCGGCGTGCTCAGCGGCATCGAGGTGTTCGCAGCGGCGTTCCGGCTCGTCGACCCCGCGGTCGTCGTCGAGCGTCTCGCGACCGACGGCGAACCGTTCGAACCGGGCGCGGTGCTCGCCCGGGTCAGCGGCCCGGCCCGCGGCATCCTGCGCGCCGAACGCGTCGGTCTGAACCTCGTGCAGCGCATGTCGGGCATCGCGACGCTCACCGCCCGCTACGTCGCCGAGACGGCCGGCACGCGAGCGCGCATCGTCGACACGCGCAAGACGACGCCGGGGCTGCGCAGCCTCGAGCGCCAGGCGGTGCGCGACGGCGGCGGCCGCAACCATCGCCGCTCGCTCTCCGACGCGGTGATGGCGAAGGACAACCACCTCGCGGTGCTCACCGCGGGCGGTCACGACCTCGCCGCCGCGCTGCGGGAGGCACGCGATCGGATGCCCCACACCGCCCACCTCGAGGTCGAGGTCGACCGGCTCGAACAGGTCGAGGCCGTGCTCGCCGGCGGCGCCGACACCGTCATGCTCGACAACTTCACGCCAGACGAACTGCGGGCGGGCGTCGCGCTCATCGCCGGGCGCGCGGTCGTCGAGGCCTCCGGCGGCGTCTCGCTCGAGACCGTGCGCGAGATCGCCGCGACGGGCGTCGACGTGATCTCGGTCGGCGCCCTCACGCACTCGGTGCGCTCACTCGACCTCGGCCTCGACGTGGTGGTCGAGACGTGA
- a CDS encoding phosphoribosyltransferase gives MEHFTDRADAGRRLAEALGAVDLTRPVVLGLPRGGVPVAAPVAAALGAPLDVLVVRKLGVPGQPEVAMGAIGEQGARVLNEDIVDSAFVSPGELRDIERVQRAELEARVKRFRGGAPPVPLAGRTALIVDDGVATGATARVAAHVAKARGADQVVLAMPVGAPDAVGSLAADPAIDEIICLSMPRGFMAVGMHYLDFAQTSDEQVASLLTAARRG, from the coding sequence ATGGAGCACTTCACCGATCGGGCCGACGCCGGCCGGCGGCTCGCCGAGGCACTCGGCGCGGTCGACCTCACGAGGCCGGTCGTGCTCGGCCTGCCGCGCGGAGGGGTGCCCGTTGCCGCCCCGGTCGCGGCAGCGCTCGGCGCGCCGCTCGACGTGCTCGTCGTGCGCAAGCTCGGGGTGCCCGGGCAGCCCGAGGTCGCGATGGGAGCCATCGGCGAGCAGGGTGCTCGGGTGCTGAACGAGGACATCGTCGATTCGGCCTTCGTCTCCCCCGGCGAGCTGCGCGACATCGAGCGCGTCCAGCGCGCCGAGCTCGAGGCGCGAGTGAAACGGTTCCGCGGCGGCGCACCGCCCGTGCCGCTCGCGGGCCGCACCGCGCTCATCGTCGACGACGGCGTCGCGACCGGTGCGACGGCGCGGGTCGCGGCACACGTCGCGAAGGCCCGCGGCGCCGATCAGGTCGTGCTCGCGATGCCGGTCGGGGCGCCCGACGCCGTCGGCTCGCTCGCCGCGGACCCCGCCATCGACGAGATCATCTGCCTGTCGATGCCGCGCGGCTTCATGGCGGTCGGCATGCATTACCTCGACTTCGCACAGACGAGTGACGAACAGGTCGCGTCGCTGCTCACCGCAGCACGCAGAGGGTGA
- a CDS encoding cysteine desulfurase family protein, with amino-acid sequence MIFLDHAATTPVRREALEAMWPFLAGSFGNPSSHHALGDEASRALAAARASVAAVVGCRPGDVVFTSGGTEADNLAVKGLALANPRGRHLVISPIEHEAVLESAAYLARVHDFEISEVAVDAGGRVTPEALARVIRPDTALVSVQLANNEIGTVQPIAELGAVAHAAGALMHTDAVQAAGWLPLSIDSLGVDALSLAGHKVGAPKGTGALVVRGRLQLEPVLHGGGQERGRRSGTENVAGAVAFAAALRLAEAERADAAARVAALGAEFTARVTATVSAAQTTGDPEHRLPGTVSFVFPGTSGEAVLLELERDGVICSSGSACAAGSDEPSHVLTAIGLPAELAQTAVRFTLGAATTADELTDAAASVARAVSAVRGILAT; translated from the coding sequence GTGATCTTCCTCGACCATGCGGCGACGACGCCCGTGCGCCGGGAGGCACTCGAGGCGATGTGGCCGTTCCTCGCGGGGTCCTTCGGCAACCCCTCGAGCCACCACGCGCTCGGCGACGAGGCGTCTCGCGCACTCGCCGCCGCGCGCGCCAGTGTCGCCGCGGTCGTCGGCTGCCGCCCCGGAGATGTCGTCTTCACGAGCGGCGGCACCGAGGCCGACAACCTCGCGGTGAAGGGCCTCGCCCTCGCGAACCCACGCGGGCGTCACCTCGTGATCTCGCCGATCGAGCACGAGGCGGTGCTCGAGTCCGCAGCGTACCTGGCGCGCGTGCACGACTTCGAGATCTCCGAGGTCGCGGTCGACGCCGGCGGCCGCGTCACTCCCGAGGCGCTCGCCCGGGTCATCCGGCCCGACACCGCCCTCGTCTCGGTGCAGCTCGCGAACAACGAGATCGGCACGGTGCAGCCGATCGCCGAGCTCGGCGCCGTCGCGCACGCCGCCGGAGCGCTCATGCACACCGACGCCGTGCAGGCGGCAGGCTGGCTCCCCCTCTCGATCGACTCGCTCGGCGTCGACGCCCTCTCGCTCGCCGGCCACAAGGTCGGCGCCCCGAAGGGCACCGGGGCGCTCGTCGTGCGCGGCCGGCTCCAGCTCGAGCCGGTGCTGCACGGCGGCGGGCAGGAACGCGGCCGCAGGTCGGGCACCGAGAACGTCGCCGGTGCAGTCGCGTTCGCCGCCGCGCTTCGGCTGGCCGAGGCGGAGCGAGCGGATGCCGCAGCCCGCGTCGCCGCACTCGGCGCCGAGTTCACCGCCCGGGTGACGGCCACGGTGTCAGCCGCGCAGACGACCGGAGATCCCGAGCACCGCCTGCCGGGCACGGTCTCCTTCGTCTTCCCGGGTACGAGCGGCGAGGCGGTGCTGCTCGAACTCGAACGCGACGGCGTCATCTGCTCGAGCGGCTCGGCGTGCGCCGCGGGCAGCGACGAGCCCTCGCACGTGCTCACGGCGATCGGATTGCCGGCCGAGCTCGCGCAGACGGCGGTGCGGTTCACGCTCGGCGCTGCGACGACGGCCGACGAGCTGACGGATGCTGCGGCATCCGTCGCTCGTGCCGTGTCGGCGGTACGCGGTATCCTGGCAACATGA
- a CDS encoding DUF6220 domain-containing protein, with product MRKLFQIVAWLFTAAVVLQLYFAAVGVFSNPEDELFAWHGTNGRIVLPILAILLIVSAALARAGKRTIWLSVLPLVLILFQTVLFILTGVIFGLEGPGEPVPLSATLFLSLHGVIGTAVLLLGVLMIVRAHRLVREGAPAKPGDSAVDGTGPVDDTVTAPRA from the coding sequence ATGCGCAAACTGTTCCAGATCGTGGCGTGGCTGTTCACCGCCGCCGTCGTCCTCCAGCTCTACTTCGCCGCCGTCGGGGTGTTCTCGAACCCAGAGGACGAGCTCTTCGCCTGGCACGGCACGAACGGCCGCATCGTGCTGCCGATCCTCGCGATCCTGCTGATCGTGAGCGCCGCGCTCGCGCGGGCGGGCAAGCGCACGATCTGGCTCAGCGTGCTGCCGCTCGTGCTCATCCTCTTCCAGACCGTGCTGTTCATCCTCACCGGGGTGATCTTCGGCCTCGAGGGGCCCGGCGAGCCCGTGCCGCTCAGCGCAACCCTGTTCCTGTCGCTCCACGGCGTGATCGGCACGGCAGTGCTGCTCCTCGGCGTTCTGATGATCGTGCGCGCCCACCGGCTCGTGCGCGAGGGTGCACCGGCGAAGCCCGGCGACTCGGCCGTCGACGGCACCGGCCCGGTCGATGACACCGTCACCGCTCCGCGCGCCTGA
- a CDS encoding substrate-binding domain-containing protein, whose amino-acid sequence MGRHTVAASAKKPGRKLILSIIGAIVVVGVVAGGVFLWVGDYLNPLFASAGTGCAEPEELVVVADTSIAPALTDIAEEFDQDSELCVSTEITAQDSADTAAVAASGGMDADVWVPDSSVWLDRMNATASSLGQSQPAVEARESIATSPVVFAGASTKATEIAAEPVSWARVLGGTLPTILPDPEASAASLAGLLTLRAHSAPEDPRQFAGAMVALSKSIPASTSAAFGAASAGQEPVVVVTTEAQVAAYNLDDPTESLVAAYPVDGTVSLDYPFVRMTATDAAGGSESADSSDSADSSDSADSESADASKAELLDAFEAAVRDSAKTFAAAGFRAPDGSGELDIAGLGAEAPEAQTALDGAAQLEILRSWSVLTLRSRMLAVIDVSGSMEEPAENGLRRIDIFQQAAVGAMQKFSGEVELGVWVFSTARNGELDYEELSPIAPLGDAAHSQQIAGVIQSLPARLGGATGLYDTTLAAVQRVRETYDPEKVNSVLLFTDGKNEDENGIDLETLLAELAKIDDPTKPVPVIMIGIGPEIDLDAMQRITQATKGAAYSATKPEDLGVVLVDALTQRSCRPNCG is encoded by the coding sequence GTGGGACGTCATACCGTCGCGGCATCGGCGAAGAAGCCGGGCCGCAAGCTCATCCTGTCCATCATCGGAGCCATCGTCGTGGTCGGCGTCGTCGCCGGCGGCGTCTTCCTGTGGGTCGGCGACTACCTGAACCCGCTCTTCGCTTCGGCCGGCACGGGCTGCGCCGAGCCGGAGGAACTCGTCGTCGTCGCCGACACCTCGATCGCGCCGGCGCTCACCGACATCGCCGAGGAGTTCGATCAGGACTCCGAGCTGTGCGTGTCGACCGAGATCACCGCACAGGACTCCGCGGACACCGCTGCAGTCGCCGCATCTGGGGGCATGGACGCCGACGTCTGGGTTCCCGATTCGAGCGTCTGGCTCGACCGTATGAACGCGACCGCCTCCTCACTCGGCCAGTCGCAGCCGGCGGTCGAGGCGCGCGAGTCCATCGCCACGTCGCCGGTCGTGTTCGCCGGCGCGTCGACGAAGGCCACCGAGATCGCGGCCGAACCGGTGAGCTGGGCACGGGTGCTCGGCGGCACGCTGCCGACGATCCTGCCCGACCCCGAGGCATCCGCTGCGAGTCTCGCGGGCCTGCTCACGCTGCGCGCCCACTCCGCACCTGAAGACCCGCGCCAGTTCGCCGGCGCCATGGTCGCCCTCAGCAAGTCCATCCCTGCTTCGACGAGCGCCGCATTCGGCGCTGCCAGTGCCGGGCAGGAGCCCGTCGTGGTCGTCACGACCGAGGCGCAGGTCGCCGCGTACAACCTCGACGACCCCACGGAGTCGCTCGTCGCCGCCTATCCCGTCGACGGCACGGTCTCGCTCGACTACCCCTTCGTGCGCATGACCGCGACGGATGCCGCGGGGGGCTCCGAATCGGCGGACTCCTCGGATTCGGCGGACTCCTCGGATTCGGCGGACTCCGAATCGGCGGATGCGTCGAAGGCCGAGTTGCTCGATGCGTTCGAGGCGGCCGTTCGCGACAGCGCGAAGACGTTCGCCGCCGCCGGCTTCCGCGCGCCCGACGGCTCGGGCGAACTCGACATCGCAGGTCTCGGGGCGGAAGCGCCCGAGGCGCAGACGGCGCTCGACGGAGCCGCGCAGCTCGAGATCCTCCGCAGCTGGTCGGTGCTCACCCTGCGCTCGCGCATGCTCGCCGTGATCGACGTGTCGGGCTCGATGGAGGAGCCCGCCGAGAACGGCCTGCGCCGCATCGACATCTTCCAGCAGGCGGCCGTCGGGGCGATGCAGAAGTTCTCGGGCGAGGTGGAGCTCGGCGTGTGGGTCTTCTCCACCGCGCGAAACGGCGAACTCGACTATGAAGAACTGTCGCCGATCGCACCGCTCGGCGACGCCGCGCACTCCCAGCAGATCGCCGGCGTCATCCAGTCGCTGCCGGCGCGGCTCGGAGGAGCGACCGGTCTCTACGACACGACGCTCGCCGCCGTGCAGCGAGTGCGCGAGACGTACGACCCCGAGAAGGTCAACTCCGTGCTGCTGTTCACCGACGGCAAGAACGAAGACGAGAACGGCATCGACCTCGAGACGCTGCTCGCCGAACTTGCGAAGATCGACGACCCGACGAAGCCGGTGCCCGTCATCATGATCGGCATCGGACCCGAGATCGACCTCGACGCGATGCAACGCATCACCCAGGCGACGAAGGGGGCTGCGTACTCGGCCACGAAACCCGAAGACCTCGGCGTCGTGCTGGTCGACGCGCTCACGCAGCGCAGCTGTCGGCCGAACTGCGGCTGA
- a CDS encoding NUDIX hydrolase: MPPHDAAAVRLAVSTVIFALRPDSSGRPVLWTPLVRRTRDPQLGLWALPGGWLPPNEELEAVAARTLRLTTGLAPTYLEQLYTFGEVDRSPGVRVVSVVYWALVQSDEAARAVAGPNVRWVPADTLPALAFDHNRIVEYGLWRLRTKLEYAQIAHAFLGETFTLAELREVVEAVLQRPLDPANFRRTMLASGRLRETGERMAGARHRPPKLYRYETAAAAQTREPFMKERPAS; this comes from the coding sequence ATGCCACCGCACGACGCCGCCGCTGTGCGCCTCGCCGTCTCGACCGTGATCTTCGCGCTGCGCCCCGACAGCTCGGGCCGGCCGGTGCTCTGGACCCCGCTCGTGCGCCGCACCCGCGACCCGCAGCTCGGTCTCTGGGCACTGCCGGGCGGCTGGCTGCCGCCCAACGAGGAACTGGAGGCCGTGGCCGCACGCACGCTGCGTCTCACGACCGGCCTCGCGCCCACCTATCTCGAACAGCTCTACACCTTCGGCGAGGTCGACCGCTCCCCCGGCGTCCGCGTGGTCTCGGTCGTCTACTGGGCACTCGTGCAGAGCGACGAGGCCGCTCGCGCCGTCGCTGGGCCGAACGTGCGCTGGGTGCCGGCCGACACGCTGCCCGCGCTCGCCTTCGACCACAACCGCATCGTGGAGTACGGCCTCTGGCGTCTGCGCACGAAGCTCGAGTACGCCCAGATCGCGCACGCCTTCCTCGGCGAGACCTTCACGCTCGCCGAGCTGCGCGAAGTCGTCGAAGCCGTGCTGCAGCGCCCGCTCGACCCGGCGAACTTCCGCCGCACGATGCTCGCCTCGGGCCGGCTGCGAGAGACCGGCGAACGAATGGCCGGCGCCCGGCACCGGCCGCCGAAGCTCTATCGCTACGAGACCGCCGCCGCGGCGCAGACCCGTGAACCGTTCATGAAAGAGAGGCCGGCATCGTGA
- the nadA gene encoding quinolinate synthase NadA, producing MNPTTEQTRAAASVDRTIRLITAGAAAGESCSPELAKGPWEFDAGPVAYGPGSSMSDVIPTGSPRQGALPEAYRTASADELHARIRAAKATLGDRVVVLGHFYQRDEVIEHADFVGDSFQLANAALTRPEAEAIVFCGVHFMAETADLLGAPGQAVILPNLAAGCSMADMADESSVEECWEQLESVYGDLTAVDADGRVPVIPVTYMNSSAALKGFVGRHGGIVCTSSNARTVLEWAFERGQRVLFFPDQHLGRNTAKAMGVPPRQMPMWNPRKALGGNGAGELGEARVILWHGFCSVHRRFTVDQISQARIDHPGVQVIVHPECPMPVVDAADAAGSTDFIVKAIQAAPAGSTFAIGTEINLVQRLAAEHPQHTIFCLDPVVCPCSTMYRIHPGYLAWVLEELVEGRVVNRITVGDEVAEPARAALERMLAAKPPVAAQPVAGA from the coding sequence GTGAACCCCACGACCGAGCAGACCAGAGCCGCGGCATCCGTCGACCGCACCATCAGACTGATCACGGCCGGGGCCGCCGCCGGCGAGTCGTGTTCGCCCGAGCTCGCCAAGGGGCCGTGGGAGTTCGACGCGGGCCCCGTCGCCTACGGTCCGGGCTCGTCGATGAGCGACGTCATCCCGACGGGATCGCCGCGCCAGGGCGCCCTTCCCGAGGCGTACCGCACGGCGTCCGCCGATGAACTGCACGCACGCATCCGCGCCGCGAAGGCGACGCTCGGCGACCGTGTCGTGGTGCTCGGCCACTTCTATCAGCGCGATGAGGTCATCGAGCACGCCGACTTCGTCGGCGACTCGTTCCAGCTCGCGAACGCCGCACTCACCCGGCCGGAGGCCGAGGCGATCGTCTTCTGCGGGGTGCACTTCATGGCCGAGACGGCCGACCTGCTCGGAGCGCCCGGGCAGGCCGTGATCCTGCCGAACCTCGCCGCGGGCTGCTCGATGGCCGACATGGCCGACGAGAGCTCGGTCGAAGAGTGCTGGGAGCAGCTCGAGTCGGTCTACGGCGACCTGACGGCGGTCGACGCCGACGGCAGGGTTCCCGTCATCCCGGTCACGTACATGAATTCCTCGGCCGCGCTCAAGGGCTTCGTCGGGCGACACGGCGGCATCGTCTGCACCTCCTCGAACGCCCGCACCGTGCTCGAGTGGGCCTTCGAGCGCGGGCAGCGGGTGCTGTTCTTCCCCGACCAGCACCTCGGTCGCAACACTGCGAAGGCCATGGGCGTGCCGCCCCGGCAGATGCCGATGTGGAACCCCCGCAAGGCGCTCGGCGGCAACGGCGCGGGCGAACTGGGCGAGGCCCGCGTCATCCTCTGGCACGGCTTCTGCTCGGTGCACCGGCGCTTCACGGTCGACCAGATCTCGCAAGCGCGCATCGACCACCCCGGCGTGCAGGTCATCGTGCACCCCGAGTGCCCCATGCCGGTCGTCGATGCAGCGGATGCCGCCGGCTCGACCGACTTCATCGTGAAGGCGATCCAGGCCGCGCCGGCCGGCTCGACCTTCGCGATCGGCACCGAGATCAACCTCGTGCAGCGCCTCGCGGCCGAGCACCCGCAGCACACGATCTTCTGCCTCGATCCCGTGGTCTGCCCGTGTTCGACGATGTACCGCATCCACCCCGGCTACCTCGCATGGGTGCTCGAGGAACTCGTCGAAGGCCGCGTCGTCAACCGCATCACGGTCGGCGACGAGGTGGCGGAGCCGGCGCGAGCGGCACTCGAGCGGATGCTCGCGGCGAAGCCGCCCGTGGCCGCGCAGCCGGTCGCCGGAGCCTGA
- the nadB gene encoding L-aspartate oxidase — translation MARVLVIGGGIAGLWAAVKATDAGHTVELVTKTELAEGNTRYAQGGIAAALFPDDSVERHYADTIESGAGLADPAAVRVLVEEGPDRVRDLIRFGVAFDRGESGLERGLEAAHSRARILHAGGDATGAAIEHALVGTVRRRAVAIDEQTMLVDLIVEGGRVVGARLLAASGALIERRADAVVLATGGSGCLYRHTTNPAVATGDGVAAAWRAGARVADLEFTQFHPTALAAPGTPLISEAVRGEGAVLRDASGRRFMLDVDPRGELAPRDVVARAVWRRSLEQGGAPVLLDATALGGEMLARRFPGLDAVVRAAGFDWAREPVPVTPAAHYAMGGVATDLDGHTSLPGLFAIGEVARTGVHGANRLASNSLLEAAVFAERAVRALTTGTTGTTGTTGITGITGASECRLLPDHREVGGSASASGCSGASPVDREELQRLMWRCVGLERDEAGLSEASARLETWRAPELHDRCSAEDRNLLDLARLTVAAARARRVSCGAHFRTDDPAVAPLPAQLDREAA, via the coding sequence ATGGCACGCGTGCTCGTGATCGGCGGCGGCATCGCCGGGCTCTGGGCTGCGGTCAAGGCCACCGATGCCGGGCACACGGTCGAGCTCGTCACGAAGACGGAGCTCGCCGAGGGCAACACGCGCTACGCGCAGGGCGGTATCGCCGCGGCGCTCTTTCCCGACGACTCGGTCGAGCGCCACTACGCCGACACGATCGAGTCCGGCGCGGGCCTCGCCGATCCGGCAGCCGTGCGGGTGCTCGTCGAGGAGGGCCCCGACCGGGTTCGCGACCTGATCCGCTTCGGTGTCGCGTTCGACCGGGGCGAGTCGGGTCTCGAGCGTGGCCTCGAGGCCGCACACTCGCGCGCGCGCATCCTGCATGCCGGAGGCGATGCCACCGGGGCCGCGATCGAGCACGCCCTCGTCGGCACGGTGCGACGCCGCGCCGTCGCGATCGACGAGCAGACGATGCTCGTCGACCTCATCGTCGAGGGCGGCCGCGTGGTCGGCGCACGACTGCTCGCGGCATCCGGAGCACTCATCGAACGCCGCGCCGACGCGGTCGTGCTCGCGACCGGCGGCAGTGGATGCCTCTATCGGCATACGACGAACCCGGCCGTGGCGACCGGTGACGGCGTGGCCGCAGCCTGGCGTGCCGGCGCGCGCGTCGCCGACCTCGAATTCACCCAGTTCCACCCGACCGCACTCGCCGCACCGGGCACGCCGCTCATCTCCGAAGCCGTGCGCGGCGAGGGCGCGGTGCTGCGCGATGCGAGCGGACGCCGCTTCATGCTCGACGTCGACCCGCGCGGCGAGCTCGCTCCGCGCGACGTCGTGGCCCGTGCGGTCTGGCGGCGATCGCTCGAGCAGGGCGGAGCGCCCGTGCTGCTCGACGCGACGGCACTCGGCGGCGAGATGCTCGCACGGCGCTTCCCCGGCCTCGACGCCGTCGTGCGCGCCGCGGGCTTCGACTGGGCGCGCGAACCCGTGCCCGTGACCCCCGCCGCGCACTACGCCATGGGCGGCGTCGCGACCGACCTCGACGGGCACACGAGCCTGCCTGGCCTCTTCGCGATCGGTGAGGTCGCCCGCACCGGTGTGCACGGGGCGAACCGGCTCGCGTCGAACTCGCTGCTCGAGGCGGCCGTCTTCGCCGAGCGCGCCGTACGGGCCCTCACCACCGGAACCACCGGAACCACCGGAACCACCGGAATCACCGGAATCACCGGAGCGTCGGAGTGCCGCCTCCTTCCGGACCACCGCGAGGTCGGGGGTTCGGCGAGCGCTTCCGGCTGTTCCGGCGCATCGCCGGTCGACCGCGAAGAGCTGCAGCGGCTCATGTGGCGCTGCGTCGGGCTCGAACGCGACGAGGCGGGGCTCTCCGAGGCATCCGCTCGACTCGAAACCTGGCGCGCACCCGAACTGCACGACCGATGCAGTGCCGAAGATCGCAACCTGCTCGATCTCGCACGACTCACCGTCGCAGCCGCACGCGCTCGTCGCGTGAGCTGCGGCGCGCACTTCCGCACCGACGATCCCGCGGTCGCCCCGCTCCCCGCCCAGCTCGACCGAGAGGCCGCCTGA